The segment ATCGATGCGGACCAAGTTGCCCGCTTGGCTCAACCCCTATCCAAGAACGGCTACGGCCGCTACCTGCTCAACCTTCTAAAACGCACGAGTTTCGCATAACAGCGGCAACTAGGACTCCACGAACCTAAGGACCTCCGTGCGTGAACTGGTCCTCATGAGCGGGTGGCGAA is part of the Deltaproteobacteria bacterium genome and harbors:
- a CDS encoding glucose-1-phosphate thymidylyltransferase, whose product is IDADQVARLAQPLSKNGYGRYLLNLLKRTSFA